The Rhodoferax ferrireducens T118 DNA segment ATGTTTGCCTGGTGTTGGCAGCGCCGCCTGAAGCTTTTAAGCTTATCCCCTCGGCGCCAGCTTTTGAGGGCTGGCTTTGCGCCACTTGTTTGGCGGGCGAGTTTACAGGTTTAAGCGCTGGAAATCCCATCAATTGAAAAAACGAGGAAAACATTTCGTTTACCGCCCAGTCGTATTTATTTGAATCAAACCAGGCACTGTTCCATGCCTTGCAGAAAAATGTCTTGCGGCAAGTCAATGCCGATGAACACCATTTTGCTGACACGCGGCTCCCCTGCGGCCCAGGCCGGCCCCAGGTCACTGCCCATCAACTGGTGCACACCCTGAAAAATCACTTTTCGATCGGTGCCCTTCATGAGCAGGACCCCTTTGTAACGCAACATGCGCGGGCCATAAATATTGACGATGGCGCCCAGAAAGTCTTCCAGTTTGGCCGGGTCAAAAGCGCGCTCGGATTTGAAGACGAAACTCTTGACGTCATCCTCATGGTGGTGGTGATGACCCCCGTGTTGGTGCGAGGGATGGTCACAGTGCTCGCCGGGGGCATGCTCAGGGTGATCGTGCCCCTCGTGGTCATGCGCTTCTTCCGTCAGAAAATCCGGGTCGATATCGAGCTTGGCGTTGAGATTGAAGCCGCGCAGGTCAAATACCTCGCTTAAGGCCGCCTCGCCAAAATGCACCGCCTTTTGCGGTGCGCGTGGGTTCATGTGCTTCAAGCGGTGCATCAAGGCATCGACCTCATCGGCGGCCACCAGATCGGTCTTGCTGATGAAAATCTGATCGGCAAAACCCACTTGGCGGCGCGCCTCCTGGCGCTCGTCGAGCTGCGTCATGGCATGCTTGGCATCGACCAGCGTCAAAATCGAGTCGAGCAGGTAGCTCTCGGCAATTTCGTCGTCCATGAAAAAGGTTTGCGCCACCGGACCGGGGTCGGCCAGGCCGGTGGTCTCGATCACCACGCGGTCAAAATCGAGCAGCCCCTGGCGCTTCTTGGCGGCCAGCAACTGCAGTGCTTCGCGCAGATCTTCGCGAATGGTGCAGCAGATGCAGCCGTTGTTCATCTGGATGATCTGTTCCTTGGACTCGGTCACCAGAATTTCGTTGTCGATGTTTTCTTCGCCAAACTCGTTTTCAATGACGGCGATTTTCTGGCCGTGCGCCTCTTCCAGCACGCGTTTGAGCAGCGTGGTTTTACCCGAGCCGAGAAAGCCCGTCAGGATGGTTGCAGGGATAAGACTCATTGCTTTTCTCAATGGATTGGGGGCGTCAGCAAGGGGGGGAGTGTAGCGGGCAATGGGTTTCGGGTTATTTACGCATGACCACCAGGCCTTTGAGGTATTCGCCTTCGGGGAAATTGATTGTCATCGGGTGATCCGGTGCACCGCCCATGCGCTCAACAATGTAACCGTCGATCTGGGCGTCAATGCCGGCTGAGGCCACAATTTTATGAAACAGCTCAGCGCTGATGCCGCCCGAACAGGAATAGGTAAATAGCACACCGCCCGGCGCCAGAAGTTTGAACGCCAGCCGGTTGATGTCCTTGTAAGCCCGCGCCGCTCGTTCAGCATGCGCTACCGTGGGCGCAAACTTGGGCGGATCGAGCACGATGGCGTCAAAAGTCTGGCCCTCGGCGCCGAACTGGCGCAGCGAGGCATTCACGTCGGCATCCAGGAAGGTGGCGCGCTCAGGCGCAAAACCGTTCAAGGCCAGGTTGGCGGCAGCCTGCGCCAGGGCCGGGCCGGAGGAGTCAATGGACGTGACGTGCGCGGCGCCACCGGTCAATGCCGCCACGGTGAAGCCGCCGGTGTAGCAATAGCAGTTGAGCACGCGCTCGAACTTCAGGCGCGCGCAATAGTCGGCAAACCTGGCGCGGCTATCGCGCTGGTCCAGATAAAACCCGGTTTT contains these protein-coding regions:
- a CDS encoding CobW family GTP-binding protein, with translation MSLIPATILTGFLGSGKTTLLKRVLEEAHGQKIAVIENEFGEENIDNEILVTESKEQIIQMNNGCICCTIREDLREALQLLAAKKRQGLLDFDRVVIETTGLADPGPVAQTFFMDDEIAESYLLDSILTLVDAKHAMTQLDERQEARRQVGFADQIFISKTDLVAADEVDALMHRLKHMNPRAPQKAVHFGEAALSEVFDLRGFNLNAKLDIDPDFLTEEAHDHEGHDHPEHAPGEHCDHPSHQHGGHHHHHEDDVKSFVFKSERAFDPAKLEDFLGAIVNIYGPRMLRYKGVLLMKGTDRKVIFQGVHQLMGSDLGPAWAAGEPRVSKMVFIGIDLPQDIFLQGMEQCLV
- a CDS encoding class I SAM-dependent rRNA methyltransferase is translated as MKTISLRAGKERSLLRRHPWIFESAIAHGGADAGETVRVESHEGQFLAWAAYSPASKIRARVWSFVETQRINTTFLIAACESAIRARARFAINSDSMRLVHGESDGLPGLIVDRYGDTLVAQFLSSGAERWKDVLADALLAATGLSRLYERSDASGRVREGLPEVSGWLRGDGPVELVLREHGWQLGVNIATGHKTGFYLDQRDSRARFADYCARLKFERVLNCYCYTGGFTVAALTGGAAHVTSIDSSGPALAQAAANLALNGFAPERATFLDADVNASLRQFGAEGQTFDAIVLDPPKFAPTVAHAERAARAYKDINRLAFKLLAPGGVLFTYSCSGGISAELFHKIVASAGIDAQIDGYIVERMGGAPDHPMTINFPEGEYLKGLVVMRK